A genomic window from Flavobacterium azooxidireducens includes:
- a CDS encoding DUF4832 domain-containing protein gives MRKVFTFFGALLFIYGGAQTTTVTYTASSANFPNPERGFYKYSDTESSSSSGYNLLNQSSLTNYRTNQNITLIFRYFYLNDYVNTTIPQSYLDNMQTDFNRIRNAGLKSVIRFAYSDDYGDDVVLDATKARMLEHINQIKPLLIANADVIAVMQAGFIGAWGEWYYTDQAEFGGWGYNGTSLTSSNYAHRKNITDAILNALPNTRAVQIRYPKMKQQMYNTTTPLPPSQAYTNTSLARIGHHNDCFLSSNTDVGTYTNVNTEYPYLDQETQFVPMGGETCAVFESRTNCSTAQFEMAKFHWSYLNLDYHPSVINGWQTGDCYQEIQKNLGYRFVLTSAVLPQTVSLSNQLSVTLNINNVGYAAPFNERYAYIVLKNVSTNDVFSIMLDSDPRNWQDQVTITENLTLPEGIIPGNYDLFLHLPDAYASLANRPEYAIRFANNNMWEASTGYNRLNHKIEITETLGIADNNRLKVVLHPVPADNELIVEMDAASEYSFTVYNSLGQQMKLNSTQSGNKVSFDTQVLTNGVYFIQFNNGEINDSRRFIVKH, from the coding sequence ATGAGAAAAGTTTTTACCTTTTTTGGTGCTCTTCTGTTTATTTACGGAGGTGCACAAACTACTACAGTTACGTATACTGCGTCGAGTGCAAACTTTCCAAATCCGGAACGTGGATTTTATAAGTACAGTGATACGGAATCTTCATCGTCAAGTGGTTATAATCTTTTGAACCAATCGTCATTGACAAACTATCGTACAAATCAGAATATCACATTGATTTTTAGGTATTTTTATTTGAATGATTATGTGAATACTACCATTCCTCAATCTTATTTGGATAATATGCAAACGGATTTTAATCGAATTCGTAATGCCGGATTAAAAAGTGTAATTCGTTTTGCTTATTCAGATGATTATGGAGATGATGTTGTGTTAGATGCTACTAAGGCAAGAATGTTAGAACACATTAACCAAATCAAGCCTTTATTAATTGCGAATGCTGATGTTATTGCCGTTATGCAAGCCGGATTTATTGGTGCTTGGGGAGAATGGTATTATACCGACCAAGCCGAATTTGGCGGTTGGGGTTATAATGGAACTAGTTTAACTTCTTCAAATTATGCTCACCGAAAAAATATTACAGATGCTATTTTGAATGCTTTACCAAACACAAGAGCGGTTCAGATTCGTTATCCAAAGATGAAACAGCAAATGTATAACACTACTACTCCTCTCCCACCGAGTCAAGCATACACAAACACAAGTTTAGCTAGAATTGGACACCACAATGATTGTTTTTTATCAAGTAATACAGATGTTGGAACTTACACTAATGTGAATACTGAATATCCTTATTTAGATCAAGAAACACAATTTGTACCAATGGGCGGTGAAACATGTGCAGTATTTGAATCGAGAACAAATTGTTCGACTGCTCAATTTGAAATGGCTAAATTTCACTGGTCCTATCTTAATTTAGATTATCACCCAAGTGTTATAAATGGATGGCAAACAGGAGATTGTTATCAGGAGATTCAAAAAAATCTTGGCTATCGTTTTGTATTAACTAGTGCAGTACTACCACAAACTGTTTCGTTAAGTAATCAATTGTCTGTTACCTTAAACATCAATAATGTTGGTTATGCAGCTCCATTTAATGAGCGTTATGCTTATATTGTTTTGAAAAATGTATCTACAAATGATGTTTTTTCAATTATGTTGGATTCTGATCCGAGAAATTGGCAAGATCAAGTAACTATTACAGAAAATCTAACTTTACCGGAAGGAATTATTCCAGGAAATTATGATTTGTTTTTACACCTTCCTGATGCTTATGCCTCTTTAGCAAACAGACCGGAATATGCAATTCGTTTTGCTAACAATAATATGTGGGAAGCATCAACCGGTTACAATAGATTGAACCACAAAATTGAAATTACAGAAACTCTTGGTATTGCCGACAACAACCGTTTGAAAGTTGTTTTACACCCAGTTCCTGCTGATAATGAGTTAATTGTTGAAATGGATGCAGCATCTGAATATAGCTTTACAGTTTATAATTCATTAGGTCAACAAATGAAATTGAATTCAACTCAAAGCGGAAATAAAGTAAGTTTTGACACGCAAGTCTTAACTAATGGTGTTTATTTCATTCAGTTTAATAACGGAGAAATCAATGATTCCAGAAGATTTATAGTGAAACACTAA
- a CDS encoding DUF2194 domain-containing protein has product MKTRANLNRIIIHSLMAFVLIFSSCADFDAIMNPNNIDLFSKDKDGKNSSLRHYSDTDLNLPPLVEYVVDFENPISVKYSNHIKKLCNYTKIPFKNINIKAWNANLEIAPSTRVLCVLETKKLNDASVAKILKFVSDGGTLYLPFACEDKRFGFMIGMKTNSDYLTDVTSVGINFKENFIPTLAGTSTRESIIHFGMSGENFDLTKIKIYATSINNPSYPAILESKIGKGRVINLNSTFEFEKMDRGLLFSGMMMGLEGIPYPIANTSTIFLDDFPSPLYDTKMEPIKSEMNLSISDFVRNVWWPDMKDLAKKYQISYTAVPAFDYNAKTDPPFLFSQWDAKKVSTGGRVEPVSSWLMRDCIKNGHELGFHGYNHVSLVKRDWKKPEFIVTALEGVQKKWKVSSFGDLPISYVPPSNYIDQMGLKRLKEGLPSISFMCSLYLGETYDGGNREFDFDPYHHGMFDYPRISSGFEVDNNSKYNIQSMYLYTGIWNHFVHPDDVYQIPSPFNKSAGDFELRNAKGLGWRKTKGKSGGLMAQFDKYLKEFTTAFPQSRFLNAGEGGFIALDWRASKFNHKSYDGKYIVEELNPENSMSNSQYWFLYGSLENAENIELQLKSIAVIFSKTKYLNGYLYSVYTNEPVIKIKDYREYRDKELDFIYNKVQNDYYTYIAKVKVFEQGEEDSAENYEEEIRLEKAALKQRMLAEPKIDYPTWNKYAEYMSWDNKGDEVWTMLEKHCTKYPTKENVMYSVELDRLIGYPNDLAMEKWINAQLLVNPRDKDLLNSYVANFNTPENREKIKQALIALLGVDTGKQSMFNYLQHLLWYEPQTALVELEKIEPSEDYRELATNITWLYANEKNYQKAYDWSFYSNEIDIANKMEWLFQLKQYDNLINEYNSHMDKNPDDYKTKALMANYYHDMGKFKEAWILASELPESKEKESLRKALNADVVYQDEFLQQDLLANYPELFLDNVRMAVTKTNRLKYGNFIESENEIQTNKDRTASLATRHSYNFYDKKKNLHRFAGTYSEFFPLIRSTVDTIIGDSSSQNNQDNQQLIISDDNKFTRVYGVEYQYKNPFSFDKYQYWSRIRFEMDNYQQTYFQFGAGVNKTFKKNFSSAQVNVFPVQTAPGHAKEIYHVQSVLYQSVYFMKKINATLGIESNYYTKSKTNTDFITDNNIDISATLRVAWDDGEEKKSRLIPFLESSIQTGSADISDGYPYWMLDKRLFGGGGLSYSYGLEANDFKAKVEAAYFFDDYADVFQRFSGTISYRLFNYTALVAGFEIFNQDKFYSNTVQFGLKHSFREKNRTK; this is encoded by the coding sequence ATGAAAACCCGTGCAAACTTAAATCGAATAATCATACACAGCCTCATGGCTTTTGTGTTGATTTTTTCAAGCTGTGCCGACTTTGATGCGATAATGAATCCCAACAATATTGATTTATTTTCAAAAGATAAAGATGGAAAAAACAGTTCATTAAGACATTATTCAGACACCGATTTAAATCTTCCTCCTTTGGTAGAATATGTCGTAGATTTTGAAAATCCAATCAGTGTAAAATACAGCAATCACATCAAAAAACTATGTAATTACACAAAAATTCCATTCAAAAACATCAATATTAAAGCTTGGAATGCAAACTTAGAAATTGCACCTTCAACTCGTGTTCTGTGTGTTTTGGAAACAAAAAAACTAAATGATGCTTCAGTAGCTAAAATTTTAAAATTCGTTTCAGATGGTGGAACGCTATATCTTCCGTTTGCTTGTGAAGATAAACGTTTTGGTTTTATGATCGGAATGAAAACAAATTCAGATTATTTAACCGATGTAACTTCTGTTGGAATTAATTTTAAAGAAAATTTTATTCCAACTTTAGCAGGAACTTCTACCCGAGAATCAATTATTCATTTCGGGATGAGTGGCGAAAATTTTGATTTAACTAAAATTAAAATCTATGCCACATCCATTAATAATCCATCTTATCCGGCCATTTTAGAGTCCAAAATAGGGAAGGGGAGAGTCATCAATTTGAATTCTACCTTTGAATTTGAAAAAATGGATAGAGGATTATTATTTTCAGGAATGATGATGGGTTTAGAAGGAATTCCATATCCAATTGCCAACACCAGTACAATCTTTTTAGATGATTTTCCTTCGCCATTATACGACACAAAAATGGAACCTATAAAATCTGAAATGAATCTTTCCATTTCCGATTTTGTTAGAAATGTTTGGTGGCCGGACATGAAAGATTTAGCCAAGAAATATCAAATTAGCTACACTGCTGTTCCCGCTTTTGATTATAATGCCAAAACTGATCCTCCTTTTTTATTCAGTCAATGGGATGCTAAAAAAGTTTCTACCGGAGGTAGGGTAGAACCCGTGAGTAGTTGGTTAATGAGAGACTGTATCAAAAACGGACACGAATTGGGATTTCATGGCTATAACCACGTTTCATTGGTAAAAAGAGATTGGAAAAAACCCGAATTTATAGTTACTGCATTAGAAGGAGTTCAAAAAAAATGGAAAGTAAGCAGCTTTGGCGATTTGCCAATTTCATATGTTCCGCCGTCAAATTATATTGATCAAATGGGATTAAAAAGACTAAAAGAAGGACTTCCTTCCATTAGTTTTATGTGTAGTTTATATTTAGGTGAAACGTATGATGGTGGAAACCGCGAGTTTGATTTTGATCCGTATCATCACGGGATGTTTGATTATCCTCGTATTTCAAGTGGTTTTGAAGTGGATAATAATTCAAAATACAACATTCAATCCATGTATTTATACACCGGGATTTGGAATCATTTTGTGCATCCGGATGATGTTTATCAAATTCCAAGTCCGTTTAACAAAAGTGCCGGTGATTTTGAACTAAGAAATGCAAAAGGATTAGGATGGCGAAAAACCAAAGGAAAATCGGGCGGATTAATGGCTCAATTTGATAAATATCTAAAAGAATTTACTACAGCATTTCCGCAATCACGCTTTTTAAATGCCGGCGAAGGAGGCTTTATTGCGTTAGACTGGAGAGCTTCAAAATTTAATCATAAATCATACGACGGAAAATATATTGTAGAAGAATTAAATCCGGAAAATTCAATGTCTAACAGTCAGTATTGGTTTCTGTACGGATCGTTAGAAAATGCTGAAAACATTGAACTTCAATTAAAATCAATTGCTGTAATTTTTTCAAAAACAAAATATTTGAATGGATATTTATATTCTGTTTACACCAATGAACCTGTTATTAAAATTAAAGATTATCGCGAATACAGAGATAAAGAACTAGATTTTATTTATAATAAAGTGCAAAATGATTATTACACTTACATTGCAAAAGTGAAAGTTTTTGAACAAGGCGAAGAAGATAGTGCCGAGAATTATGAAGAAGAAATCAGATTAGAGAAAGCCGCATTAAAACAACGCATGCTTGCAGAACCAAAAATAGATTATCCAACCTGGAATAAATATGCAGAATACATGTCTTGGGACAACAAAGGCGATGAAGTTTGGACTATGTTAGAAAAACATTGTACAAAATATCCAACTAAAGAAAATGTTATGTATTCTGTAGAATTAGATAGATTAATTGGTTATCCAAACGATTTAGCTATGGAAAAATGGATAAATGCTCAATTGTTGGTTAATCCGAGAGATAAAGATTTGTTAAACAGTTATGTAGCTAATTTTAATACACCGGAAAATAGAGAAAAAATTAAACAAGCTTTAATTGCCCTTTTGGGTGTTGATACCGGAAAACAAAGTATGTTTAACTATCTTCAACATTTACTTTGGTATGAACCTCAAACAGCTTTGGTTGAATTAGAAAAAATCGAACCCTCCGAAGATTACCGAGAGCTAGCCACCAATATTACATGGCTTTATGCTAACGAAAAAAACTATCAAAAAGCCTACGATTGGTCATTTTACAGTAATGAAATTGATATTGCCAACAAAATGGAATGGTTATTTCAGTTGAAACAGTATGATAATTTAATCAATGAATACAACAGTCATATGGATAAAAATCCGGATGATTATAAAACAAAAGCATTGATGGCAAATTATTACCATGATATGGGTAAATTCAAAGAAGCATGGATTTTAGCAAGCGAATTACCGGAATCAAAAGAAAAAGAATCGCTTAGAAAAGCATTAAATGCAGATGTTGTTTATCAAGATGAATTTTTACAACAAGATTTATTAGCCAATTATCCTGAATTGTTTTTAGACAACGTGAGAATGGCCGTCACTAAAACCAATCGTTTAAAATATGGTAATTTTATTGAATCTGAAAATGAAATTCAAACCAACAAAGACCGTACAGCTTCATTAGCAACAAGACATTCTTATAATTTTTATGATAAGAAGAAGAACCTTCATCGATTTGCTGGTACATATTCTGAATTTTTCCCTTTAATTCGTTCTACGGTTGATACGATTATTGGTGATTCTAGTTCACAGAATAATCAAGACAATCAGCAATTAATTATTTCAGACGATAATAAATTTACCAGAGTTTACGGTGTAGAATATCAATATAAAAATCCGTTTTCATTTGATAAATATCAATATTGGTCCAGAATTAGATTTGAAATGGATAATTATCAACAAACCTATTTTCAGTTTGGTGCCGGTGTAAATAAAACATTCAAGAAAAATTTCAGTTCAGCTCAAGTCAATGTTTTTCCGGTTCAAACCGCTCCCGGACATGCCAAAGAGATTTATCATGTTCAATCGGTTCTGTATCAAAGTGTTTATTTTATGAAGAAAATTAATGCTACATTGGGAATTGAATCGAATTATTATACTAAAAGTAAAACGAATACCGATTTTATCACCGATAATAACATTGACATTTCTGCCACTTTGCGAGTTGCATGGGATGATGGTGAAGAGAAAAAATCTAGGTTAATTCCGTTTTTAGAATCTTCTATTCAAACCGGATCAGCCGATATAAGTGATGGTTATCCGTATTGGATGTTAGACAAACGTCTATTCGGTGGAGGAGGACTTAGCTACAGTTACGGTCTAGAAGCCAATGATTTTAAAGCAAAAGTAGAAGCCGCTTACTTTTTTGATGATTATGCCGATGTATTTCAACGATTTTCAGGAACAATTTCCTATCGATTGTTTAATTATACAGCTCTAGTAGCCGGTTTTGAAATATTTAATCAAGATAAATTTTATTCTAATACGGTACAATTTGGTTTAAAACATAGTTTTAGAGAAAAGAATCGTACCAAATAA
- the pelF gene encoding GT4 family glycosyltransferase PelF: protein MSKKHDVMLILEGTYPFNGGGVSTWAHMLCNEVKNSNFTLYSINAEFESKTKYKLSENVKSLIQVPLWSPMEPQEMIDYGKKYYKIISRKEKNDLDKINQVFIPVFQDLLRHIFSNNRDVRAFDETIQKMWRYFQKHDYKKTMKSEPVWRTFCYMVSDLNSEQENEKVSLYDLTSGMRWIYRFLIPLSVDVPRVDVSHLTLSGFPVIPALVLKYKYGTPMIVTEHGVFIRERLLAINSSEYSFFLKKMLIKFSECVTELVYYKADKILSVNKFNIKWEKMYGADPEKIEIIYNGIDHNVFKPAPKPEHLKDIPTVVAAARIFDLKDIVTMIKSCEVAKRQIPNIQYLVYGDNNAVPEYTAECERLIDELDLRDNFKLAGYHENPSELFCEGDISILTSISEGFPYTVLESMSCGIPVVATDVGGVTEALDNSCGYICKPKDAEDIGNRVVELLNNKELREQMGINARKKVIDNFTIGKFINAYEEVYERVVTREVKEVQMPILIQSLDEIQSVKAS from the coding sequence ATGAGCAAAAAGCACGATGTAATGTTAATTTTAGAAGGTACTTATCCTTTTAATGGCGGTGGAGTTTCTACATGGGCTCACATGCTTTGTAATGAAGTGAAAAATTCAAACTTTACACTTTATTCCATTAACGCAGAATTTGAGTCTAAAACCAAATATAAACTAAGCGAAAACGTAAAAAGCCTAATTCAAGTTCCACTTTGGTCTCCAATGGAGCCCCAGGAAATGATTGATTATGGCAAAAAATACTATAAAATTATTTCCCGAAAGGAAAAAAACGATTTAGATAAAATCAATCAGGTTTTTATTCCTGTTTTTCAAGATTTACTTAGACACATTTTTTCAAATAATAGAGATGTGAGAGCTTTTGATGAAACCATCCAAAAAATGTGGCGTTATTTTCAAAAGCACGATTACAAAAAAACGATGAAAAGTGAGCCTGTATGGAGAACTTTTTGTTATATGGTTTCTGATTTGAATTCTGAACAAGAAAACGAAAAAGTATCATTATATGATTTAACATCCGGAATGCGTTGGATTTACCGTTTTTTAATTCCGCTTTCTGTTGATGTACCAAGAGTTGATGTTTCTCATTTAACCTTATCCGGTTTTCCTGTAATTCCTGCTTTAGTTTTAAAGTATAAATATGGAACACCTATGATTGTTACCGAGCACGGTGTTTTTATTCGTGAACGTTTATTAGCAATCAACTCTTCAGAATATTCATTTTTCCTTAAAAAGATGTTGATTAAATTTTCTGAATGTGTTACTGAATTGGTTTATTACAAAGCAGATAAAATTCTGTCTGTAAACAAGTTCAATATCAAATGGGAGAAAATGTACGGAGCAGATCCGGAAAAAATTGAAATTATTTATAACGGAATCGATCACAACGTATTTAAACCAGCACCAAAACCGGAACATTTAAAAGATATTCCAACAGTGGTGGCAGCTGCACGTATTTTTGATTTGAAAGATATTGTTACGATGATAAAATCATGTGAAGTAGCAAAACGTCAAATTCCGAATATTCAGTATTTGGTTTATGGTGACAATAATGCTGTTCCTGAATATACTGCAGAATGCGAACGGTTGATTGATGAATTGGATTTGAGAGACAATTTCAAATTAGCAGGTTATCATGAAAATCCAAGCGAATTGTTTTGTGAAGGTGATATTTCGATACTAACTTCTATTTCCGAAGGTTTTCCATACACCGTATTGGAATCAATGAGTTGTGGAATTCCTGTTGTTGCAACAGATGTTGGTGGAGTAACCGAAGCTTTAGATAATTCTTGTGGTTATATTTGTAAACCAAAAGATGCCGAAGATATTGGAAATAGAGTAGTGGAGCTTCTTAACAACAAAGAATTAAGAGAGCAAATGGGAATTAATGCAAGAAAAAAAGTAATTGATAATTTCACCATTGGAAAATTCATCAATGCTTATGAAGAAGTATATGAAAGAGTTGTTACTCGTGAAGTTAAAGAAGTACAAATGCCAATTTTAATCCAATCACTTGATGAAATACAATCTGTAAAAGCCTCATAA
- a CDS encoding endo alpha-1,4 polygalactosaminidase, with protein sequence MIIIIMRRFNLFLWLLPSLLSTPVFSNPVNKSTVLVCYGKLDPAKIKGYNYVILEEKNFKTEDIKQIKKNNKNVLAYISLGEVNSNAIHYKLLKNRTLGKNNNWDSYYLNLKDKSTSVVLMSLIKKVLDKGFDGLFLDNIDNFSSFGPQFAQRNELVSLIQRIKKEYPNHVLVQNSGLELIPDTKNFIESVLFESVATDFSFTDNTYKLRENNDFTIRLKNIIEASSKYKIPVLLIEYADNKLLYDQIVKRLSSTNFEYFIGKIDLQSVPNFTK encoded by the coding sequence TTGATTATCATTATTATGCGTCGTTTTAATTTGTTTTTATGGCTTTTGCCATCGTTGCTTTCCACTCCTGTTTTCAGCAATCCTGTTAACAAGAGCACTGTTTTGGTATGCTACGGTAAATTAGATCCAGCTAAAATTAAAGGGTATAACTATGTTATTTTAGAGGAAAAAAACTTTAAAACCGAAGACATTAAGCAAATAAAAAAGAATAATAAAAATGTTTTGGCCTACATTAGTTTAGGTGAAGTAAACAGTAATGCAATACATTATAAATTATTAAAAAACAGAACATTAGGAAAAAACAATAATTGGGATAGTTATTATTTAAATTTAAAAGACAAATCAACTTCGGTGGTCTTAATGTCGTTAATTAAAAAAGTATTAGACAAAGGTTTTGATGGTTTATTTTTAGATAATATTGATAATTTTTCGTCATTCGGTCCTCAATTTGCTCAACGAAATGAACTGGTTTCCTTAATTCAAAGAATTAAAAAAGAATATCCTAATCATGTTTTGGTTCAAAATTCAGGATTAGAATTAATTCCGGACACCAAAAACTTCATCGAATCGGTTTTATTTGAATCGGTTGCAACAGATTTCAGTTTCACAGATAACACATATAAACTTAGAGAAAACAATGATTTTACAATTCGATTGAAAAACATAATAGAAGCAAGTTCTAAATATAAAATTCCGGTTTTACTCATCGAATATGCAGATAACAAACTACTTTATGATCAAATTGTAAAACGTCTCTCATCAACCAACTTTGAGTATTTTATTGGAAAAATAGATTTACAATCTGTTCCCAATTTCACAAAATAA
- a CDS encoding Pr6Pr family membrane protein, which yields MIQNREVAVFDTIVRFFTFFTILSNILVSICFTSNLFNFSSFFKSYKVQTAIAVYISIVAIVYNVILRFIWNPTGLQRIVDELLHVINPIVFVMYWYMAKNEISISYKFIFKILIFPILYLITVLLIGNYSNHYPYPFLNINTIGYTSVVINSIGISLAFVLVSLLFVFISNRRI from the coding sequence ATGATTCAAAATAGAGAAGTTGCTGTTTTCGACACTATTGTTCGTTTTTTTACTTTTTTCACGATTTTGTCTAATATTTTAGTATCGATCTGTTTTACATCAAACTTATTTAATTTTTCTTCATTTTTTAAATCGTATAAAGTACAAACAGCTATTGCAGTTTACATTAGCATTGTAGCCATCGTCTATAATGTTATTTTGCGTTTTATTTGGAATCCAACCGGTTTGCAGCGAATTGTTGACGAGTTGTTACATGTTATAAATCCGATAGTTTTTGTAATGTATTGGTATATGGCTAAAAACGAAATTTCTATATCGTATAAATTCATTTTTAAAATTTTAATTTTTCCGATACTATATTTAATTACAGTTTTATTGATTGGAAATTATTCAAATCATTATCCGTATCCGTTTTTGAATATAAATACAATTGGTTATACGAGTGTAGTGATAAATAGTATTGGAATATCGCTAGCATTTGTTCTTGTATCATTATTATTTGTATTTATCAGTAATAGAAGGATATGA
- a CDS encoding DEAD/DEAH box helicase, producing MSKKDILLEIEEKKKLYSYQLGDIDRIFDKIENAPHNYHLLYQLPTGGGKTVVFSEITRRYLEKFDKKVVVLTHRIELCKQTSKMLKGFDVKNKVINSIVKELPDQDEYSCFVAMVETLKNRLNDEKLLIDNVGLLIIDEAHFNSFRKLFHAFKNTFFLGVTATPLSSNIKLPMNENYHELIVGNSIGSLIDKGYLAKATTYSYDVGLTSLKIGINGDYTVKSSDELYTNMAMQEKLVHAYTAHSFGKKTLIFNNGIITSLGVLDVFREAGFKNIKHLDNTNSNDERKDILKWFKETPDAILTSVGILTTGFDEPTVESIILNRATKSLTLYFQMIGRGSRKLPNKDEFTIIDLGNNAARFGLWTDKLDWQHIFKYPEQYIHNLKGDVEIELNFFYKMPPELRAKFGNTVNIDFDIESEYRVALANNLRPKVVIEKSIDHHASMCVDNSETLMEAKLLAKELADDIESRVRHFANCLSSSTKNYRDWLIEDYKTRLSIVIGRKFREKLFSEE from the coding sequence ATGTCAAAAAAAGATATATTACTAGAAATTGAAGAGAAGAAAAAGCTCTACAGCTATCAGTTGGGTGATATTGATCGTATTTTTGATAAGATTGAAAATGCTCCACACAACTATCATCTACTTTATCAATTGCCTACAGGGGGAGGGAAAACAGTTGTTTTTTCTGAAATCACACGACGATATTTAGAAAAATTTGACAAAAAAGTAGTGGTTTTAACACATCGAATTGAGTTGTGTAAACAAACCTCAAAAATGTTGAAAGGATTTGATGTAAAGAATAAAGTTATCAACAGCATTGTTAAAGAATTACCGGATCAAGATGAATATTCTTGTTTTGTTGCAATGGTTGAAACATTGAAAAATCGGCTGAACGATGAAAAATTACTTATTGATAATGTTGGTTTATTAATTATTGATGAAGCTCATTTTAATTCGTTTAGAAAATTATTTCATGCTTTTAAAAATACATTCTTTCTTGGTGTTACTGCCACACCCTTGAGTTCCAATATCAAACTTCCAATGAATGAAAATTATCATGAACTTATTGTGGGTAATAGCATTGGTTCGTTGATTGATAAAGGCTATTTGGCCAAAGCAACGACTTACAGCTATGATGTTGGTTTAACTTCGTTAAAAATTGGTATAAATGGCGATTATACAGTAAAATCGTCTGATGAACTTTATACCAATATGGCTATGCAGGAAAAATTAGTACATGCTTATACTGCTCATTCATTTGGAAAGAAAACCTTAATTTTTAATAACGGAATAATCACATCATTAGGTGTTTTAGATGTTTTTAGAGAAGCAGGGTTTAAAAATATCAAACATTTAGATAACACAAATTCAAATGACGAACGTAAAGATATTCTAAAATGGTTTAAAGAAACACCGGATGCAATTTTAACATCAGTTGGAATTTTAACTACAGGATTTGATGAACCTACGGTTGAATCGATTATTCTTAATCGTGCTACAAAATCTTTAACGCTTTATTTTCAGATGATTGGTCGCGGTTCGAGAAAACTACCTAATAAAGATGAATTTACTATCATTGATTTAGGAAATAATGCAGCTAGATTCGGACTTTGGACAGATAAGTTGGATTGGCAGCATATTTTTAAATACCCGGAACAATACATTCACAATTTAAAAGGTGATGTAGAAATTGAATTAAATTTCTTTTATAAAATGCCCCCTGAACTTCGGGCAAAGTTTGGCAACACTGTAAACATAGATTTTGATATTGAATCAGAATATCGTGTAGCTTTAGCAAATAACCTCCGTCCAAAAGTAGTAATTGAAAAATCAATCGATCATCATGCTTCAATGTGTGTTGATAATTCAGAAACTTTAATGGAGGCAAAACTTTTAGCCAAAGAATTAGCAGATGATATCGAAAGTAGAGTACGGCATTTTGCAAATTGTTTAAGTAGTTCAACCAAAAATTACCGCGATTGGTTAATTGAAGATTATAAAACACGTCTTTCAATAGTTATTGGTCGAAAATTTCGAGAAAAACTCTTTTCGGAGGAATAA